From the genome of Candidatus Nanopelagicales bacterium, one region includes:
- a CDS encoding NifB/NifX family molybdenum-iron cluster-binding protein: protein MIALVPVTPEDTVEPGLGRAATVALVTVADGAVTDYERVDVGWDVLHDEGTEGAHHARVVRFLKDHDVDTVVAQRFGAGMARMLDSMGLRVVLDASGDARTAVLSAAG, encoded by the coding sequence ATGATTGCGCTCGTCCCGGTCACGCCCGAGGACACCGTGGAGCCGGGGCTCGGCCGCGCCGCCACCGTGGCCCTGGTCACCGTGGCCGACGGTGCGGTGACCGACTACGAGCGGGTCGACGTCGGCTGGGACGTCCTGCACGACGAGGGGACGGAGGGGGCCCACCACGCCCGCGTCGTGCGGTTCCTCAAGGACCACGACGTCGACACGGTGGTGGCGCAGCGGTTCGGCGCCGGGATGGCCCGGATGCTCGACAGCATGGGGCTGCGGGTCGTCCTCGACGCCAGCGGGGACGCGCGCACCGCGGTGCTCTCCGCCGCCGGCTGA
- a CDS encoding rhomboid family intramembrane serine protease, producing MGSEVATREGRRSVVLPVVVLVAAMWVAEALDWLLPVDADSWGIRSRTLGGLVGIPLSPFLHNGFGHLLANTIPLLVLGIIVSWRAASRFWSVVVTIVLVGGSVVWLFGSSGTVTIGASGLVFGLLTYLITAGALTRHWLDVLVAVGVLLMYGGLLLGAVPFMVPAGVSWLGHLGGALGGVVAAFFYSRKEVPS from the coding sequence ATGGGATCCGAGGTCGCGACGCGCGAGGGGCGGCGCAGCGTCGTGCTCCCCGTCGTCGTGCTGGTAGCCGCCATGTGGGTCGCCGAGGCGCTGGACTGGCTGCTGCCGGTCGATGCCGACAGCTGGGGGATCCGCAGCCGAACCCTCGGCGGTCTCGTCGGGATCCCGCTGTCGCCGTTCCTGCACAACGGGTTCGGCCACCTGCTGGCCAACACGATCCCGCTGCTGGTCCTGGGGATCATCGTGTCCTGGCGGGCGGCGAGCCGCTTCTGGTCCGTCGTCGTCACGATCGTGCTCGTGGGCGGGTCCGTCGTCTGGCTGTTCGGGTCGAGCGGCACCGTCACGATCGGCGCCAGCGGGCTGGTCTTCGGCCTGCTGACGTACCTGATCACCGCGGGGGCGCTGACCCGGCACTGGCTCGACGTCCTCGTCGCCGTGGGCGTGCTGCTGATGTACGGGGGTCTGCTGCTCGGCGCCGTGCCGTTCATGGTGCCCGCGGGCGTCTCCTGGCTCGGCCACCTCGGCGGCGCCCTGGGTGGCGTCGTCGCGGCGTTCTTCTACTCCCGCAAGGAGGTTCCGTCATGA
- a CDS encoding PspC domain-containing protein gives MTNSPYDTYASQGPAAPLAGPYRPLRRSSTDRVLGGVCGGLAEYLRVDPVVVRILAVVLAVFGGSGVLLYLVGWLVIPEQGHQQSVAERVLRPQPPAAGYPQPPAAGYGQEPPQQA, from the coding sequence ATGACGAACTCCCCCTATGACACGTACGCATCCCAGGGCCCCGCCGCGCCGTTGGCCGGCCCCTACCGCCCGCTGCGCCGTTCCTCGACCGACCGGGTCCTCGGCGGCGTCTGCGGCGGGCTGGCGGAGTACCTGCGGGTCGACCCCGTCGTGGTCCGCATCCTGGCCGTGGTGCTCGCCGTGTTCGGCGGCAGCGGCGTCCTGCTCTACCTGGTCGGCTGGCTGGTCATCCCCGAGCAGGGGCACCAGCAGTCGGTGGCCGAGCGGGTCCTCCGCCCGCAGCCCCCCGCCGCCGGGTACCCGCAGCCCCCTGCCGCCGGGTATGGGCAGGAGCCACCCCAGCAGGCATGA
- a CDS encoding GNAT family N-acetyltransferase, which produces MTTSVEDSSERARYEVTVDGALAGFAAYRDRPGDIRVFTHTEIDGAYEGRGLGGLLVSTALDDVRSRGLTIRPLCPFVRGYLERHPQYADLVDPGYRAPDA; this is translated from the coding sequence GTGACGACCTCGGTCGAGGACTCGTCCGAGAGGGCGCGGTACGAGGTCACCGTCGACGGTGCACTCGCGGGCTTCGCGGCCTACCGGGACCGGCCCGGCGACATCCGGGTCTTCACCCACACCGAGATCGACGGCGCGTACGAGGGCCGTGGGCTCGGGGGGCTGCTGGTGTCCACCGCGCTGGACGACGTTCGATCCCGCGGGCTGACCATCCGCCCGCTGTGCCCGTTCGTGCGCGGCTACCTGGAGCGGCACCCGCAATACGCCGACCTGGTCGACCCCGGCTACCGGGCGCCCGACGCCTGA
- a CDS encoding NlpC/P60 family protein, which yields MAQARARLVRATAVGVAAALLGVGVVVPQATAEPNKTIEQVEAELEVLEHRAESASEAFNGAQVKHDEIQRKVEAVKKQVGKAKAKLRSTQQAVGQIAASAYRSGGLDSSLQLLLVDDPDEFLQQAAALDQVVASQNTVLRRTQTDRLQLAQATAKLTEMEKAAQAAVDEMAAAKKEIDAAVQDQKDLLAKLQEEERRRLEELARQRAAAAAEAARQAAARAAEAARGSRADVSPSTSSSSSSSSSDSSSSSTSSSSSSSSDSGSSGDGGSVPVSSRAGVAVSTALAQLGEPYSYSASPPNSWDCSKLVAYAWGAAGVSLTAYSYAMAGQVRRISTSELQPGDILFYFNGAHHVAMYIGGGQIVEASSPRTGVRVTSLWNSWSSAHFSFAGRP from the coding sequence GTGGCGCAGGCTCGAGCACGGCTGGTCCGCGCGACCGCCGTCGGTGTCGCTGCTGCTCTCCTCGGTGTCGGTGTGGTCGTCCCTCAGGCGACCGCCGAGCCCAACAAGACGATCGAGCAGGTCGAGGCCGAGCTCGAGGTCCTGGAGCACCGGGCGGAGTCCGCCTCCGAGGCGTTCAACGGCGCCCAGGTCAAGCACGACGAGATCCAGCGCAAGGTCGAGGCGGTCAAGAAGCAGGTCGGCAAGGCCAAGGCCAAGCTGCGCAGCACCCAGCAGGCCGTCGGCCAGATCGCGGCCAGTGCCTACCGGTCCGGCGGCCTGGACTCCTCGCTGCAGCTGCTGCTGGTCGACGACCCGGACGAGTTCCTCCAGCAGGCCGCCGCGCTCGACCAGGTGGTGGCCTCCCAGAACACCGTGCTGCGCCGCACCCAGACCGACCGTCTCCAGCTCGCGCAGGCCACCGCCAAGCTGACCGAGATGGAGAAGGCCGCGCAGGCCGCCGTCGACGAGATGGCCGCGGCCAAGAAGGAGATCGACGCGGCGGTCCAGGACCAGAAGGACCTGCTCGCGAAGCTGCAGGAGGAGGAGCGCCGCCGGCTGGAGGAGCTGGCCCGCCAGCGCGCCGCCGCCGCGGCCGAGGCCGCCCGTCAGGCCGCCGCCCGCGCCGCCGAGGCGGCCCGCGGTTCGCGCGCCGACGTGTCGCCGTCGACGTCCTCCTCGTCCTCGAGCTCCTCGTCCGACTCTTCCTCGTCGTCGACCAGCAGCTCCTCGAGCTCGTCGTCGGACTCCGGCTCCTCAGGTGACGGCGGCAGCGTTCCGGTGTCCAGCCGTGCGGGCGTCGCAGTGTCGACCGCGCTGGCCCAGCTCGGCGAGCCGTACAGCTACAGCGCCAGCCCGCCGAACTCCTGGGACTGCTCCAAGCTCGTGGCCTACGCCTGGGGCGCCGCGGGGGTCTCGCTGACCGCCTACTCGTACGCGATGGCCGGCCAGGTGCGCCGCATCTCGACCAGCGAGCTGCAGCCCGGCGACATCCTGTTCTACTTCAACGGCGCCCACCACGTGGCGATGTACATCGGCGGCGGTCAGATCGTGGAGGCCTCCAGCCCCCGCACCGGCGTGCGCGTGACGAGCCTGTGGAACAGCTGGAGCAGCGCGCACTTCAGCTTCGCCGGCCGGCCCTGA
- a CDS encoding SRPBCC family protein, whose amino-acid sequence MSPAPIRVEQSVVIAVPPALVWSAVSDPTAYGRWSPEATGARVRGRGRDAGPLRVGDVFTGRNRVWLPWATRCEVVAVDEERRFAYDASLAGLPIARWSFELQPRPDGATGVTQVWEDHRTGARGTVMRPAGLFVGRGLDASRRNEATMRETLRRLKNDLERRPRPAS is encoded by the coding sequence GTGTCCCCCGCACCGATCCGCGTCGAGCAGTCCGTCGTCATCGCCGTCCCGCCCGCCCTGGTGTGGTCCGCGGTGAGCGACCCGACGGCGTACGGCCGCTGGTCCCCCGAGGCCACCGGCGCCCGGGTCCGCGGCCGCGGTCGGGACGCCGGCCCGCTGCGCGTGGGCGACGTGTTCACCGGCCGCAACCGGGTCTGGCTGCCCTGGGCCACCCGCTGCGAGGTCGTCGCGGTCGACGAGGAGCGGCGCTTCGCGTACGACGCCTCCCTCGCGGGGCTGCCGATCGCGCGCTGGTCGTTCGAGCTGCAGCCGCGGCCCGACGGCGCGACCGGGGTGACCCAGGTCTGGGAGGACCACCGCACCGGCGCGCGCGGGACGGTGATGCGCCCGGCCGGGCTGTTCGTGGGCCGCGGCCTGGACGCGAGCCGGCGCAACGAGGCGACCATGCGCGAGACGCTGCGCCGGCTGAAGAACGACCTCGAGCGACGGCCCCGGCCGGCCTCCTGA